A window of Chitinophaga sp. MM2321 contains these coding sequences:
- a CDS encoding cold-shock protein has translation MQTGVVKFFNEAKGFGFIKIEGSGQEIFVHVSGIKESIGENDRVVFDVEEGRKGPNAVNVRLA, from the coding sequence ATGCAAACAGGTGTAGTAAAATTTTTTAATGAAGCTAAAGGTTTTGGATTCATTAAAATCGAAGGTTCTGGACAAGAAATATTTGTTCACGTATCTGGTATCAAAGAAAGCATCGGCGAAAATGACCGCGTAGTTTTTGACGTGGAAGAAGGCAGAAAAGGCCCGAATGCTGTTAACGTAAGACTGGCATAA
- a CDS encoding (Fe-S)-binding protein, protein MKVGLFIPCYIDQFYPQVGVATLELLQKLGCEVEYPQGQTCCGQPMANSGYEHLTHDCNSLFIRNFATYDYIVAPSGSCVLHIKEHLHDPAAEAAAADIRARIYELTEFMTDVLKVESLAASFPCKVGLHQSCHGQRGLGLAQMSELVAAPFSKPEHLLKMVEGVELVELDRKDECCGFGGTFCVAEEAVSVKMGKDRIADHVKHGVTVITGTDVSCLMHLEGILRRQQQPVKVMHIAEILNQTIHEQANK, encoded by the coding sequence GTGAAAGTAGGATTATTTATACCATGTTATATTGACCAGTTCTATCCACAGGTAGGCGTTGCTACACTGGAATTGTTACAGAAACTGGGTTGTGAGGTAGAATACCCGCAGGGACAAACCTGTTGCGGTCAGCCGATGGCCAATTCAGGTTATGAGCACCTCACACATGATTGCAACAGTTTATTTATCCGCAATTTTGCCACGTATGATTATATCGTGGCGCCTTCCGGAAGTTGTGTACTGCATATTAAGGAGCATCTCCACGACCCGGCAGCGGAAGCTGCTGCGGCTGATATACGTGCACGTATATACGAATTAACTGAATTTATGACGGATGTGCTGAAAGTGGAATCACTGGCAGCCAGTTTTCCCTGTAAAGTGGGATTGCACCAGAGCTGCCATGGGCAGCGCGGACTGGGGCTGGCGCAGATGAGTGAACTGGTGGCCGCTCCTTTTTCCAAACCGGAGCACCTGCTCAAAATGGTGGAAGGTGTGGAACTGGTGGAGCTGGACCGGAAAGACGAATGCTGCGGTTTTGGCGGTACCTTCTGTGTGGCGGAAGAAGCAGTGTCTGTGAAGATGGGGAAGGATCGTATAGCCGATCACGTTAAGCATGGCGTAACGGTGATCACGGGTACCGATGTAAGTTGTCTCATGCACCTGGAAGGGATTCTGCGGCGGCAGCAGCAGCCCGTAAAAGTGATGCATATTGCAGAAATTCTCAATCAAACCATCCATGAACAGGCAAACAAGTGA
- a CDS encoding MFS transporter: MKHPDAWRIKAILTGSAGNLVEWYDWYIYATFSLYFAPVFFPQGSYTAQLLNTAAIFAVGFLMRPIGGWMFGRIADRSGRKTSMTLSVLLMSMGSMLIAFTPSYHTIGVAAPILLLLARLLQGLSVGGEYGTSATYLSEVATADRRGFYSSFQYVTLIGGQLTALGVQMLLQQVFLTPAQLHEWGWRIPFIIGALLAFVALYLRTHMQESTSFEKSKKTREKGSLKILFRQHPRAVITVVGLTLGGTIAFYTYTTYMQKFLVNTVHLSIERATIITFFLMLIYALLQPLFGWISDKYGRKPLLIGFGVLGTLFTVPILTGISGTSSEWTAFWLILIALVIVSGYTSINAVVKAEMFPAEVRALGVGFPYALTVAIFGGTAEPIALYFKKIGHEPWYYWYVTGCIFISLIVYITAKDTKYTSYLDKDLTVPSS, translated from the coding sequence ATGAAACATCCTGACGCATGGCGTATTAAAGCCATATTAACCGGTTCCGCCGGTAATCTCGTGGAATGGTACGACTGGTACATCTATGCTACGTTTTCGCTCTACTTTGCGCCGGTATTTTTTCCCCAGGGAAGCTACACGGCGCAACTGCTGAATACAGCCGCCATTTTTGCCGTAGGCTTTTTGATGCGGCCTATCGGCGGGTGGATGTTTGGCCGGATTGCCGACCGTAGCGGGCGTAAAACATCCATGACATTATCTGTATTGTTGATGTCCATGGGTTCCATGCTGATAGCCTTCACCCCTTCCTACCATACAATTGGTGTGGCCGCACCCATACTACTGTTGCTCGCCAGGCTCTTACAGGGACTAAGCGTAGGCGGCGAATACGGCACCTCCGCCACCTACCTGAGTGAAGTGGCCACCGCCGACCGGCGTGGCTTTTATTCCAGTTTTCAATATGTTACCCTTATAGGCGGCCAACTAACGGCATTGGGCGTACAAATGCTGCTGCAACAGGTATTCCTCACACCGGCACAACTACATGAATGGGGTTGGCGTATTCCCTTTATTATCGGGGCTTTGCTGGCATTTGTAGCCTTGTACCTGCGTACGCATATGCAGGAATCCACTTCTTTTGAAAAATCAAAAAAGACAAGGGAGAAAGGTTCTTTAAAAATCCTGTTCCGGCAACATCCCCGGGCGGTGATCACGGTTGTAGGGCTTACCCTGGGCGGCACCATCGCCTTTTACACCTACACCACCTATATGCAGAAATTCCTGGTAAACACGGTACACCTGAGCATAGAAAGAGCCACCATCATCACTTTTTTCCTGATGCTGATCTATGCACTATTACAACCATTGTTTGGCTGGATCTCTGATAAATATGGCCGTAAACCTCTATTGATTGGGTTTGGCGTACTGGGCACCTTATTTACCGTGCCTATACTCACCGGTATCAGCGGCACTTCCTCCGAGTGGACGGCCTTCTGGCTCATCTTAATAGCCCTGGTGATTGTGAGCGGATACACTTCCATCAACGCAGTGGTAAAAGCGGAAATGTTTCCGGCAGAAGTGCGGGCACTGGGCGTTGGGTTCCCCTATGCCCTGACGGTAGCCATCTTCGGCGGCACCGCTGAACCAATTGCACTTTATTTTAAGAAGATAGGCCACGAGCCCTGGTATTACTGGTATGTTACGGGATGTATCTTCATTTCCCTCATCGTATACATCACAGCAAAAGATACCAAATACACGTCCTACCTGGATAAAGACCTGACCGTACCATCTTCATAA
- a CDS encoding LLM class flavin-dependent oxidoreductase: protein MKLSVLDQSPIRNGSNAIAALKESVELAQLADKLGYTRYWLSEHHNTKSLAGASPEILIARLAGETKRIRVGSGGVMLPNHSTLKVAENFRLLEALFPGRIDLGIGRAPGGDRLTASILNPSNNFNPQDFVQQLVDLQAWLTDRHTPGTLQERVTAIPSIPSQPDLWMLTSSGESGLLAAHFGMALSFAHFIYPVGGPKAVNNYRAQFRPSVHLSEPEASVGIFVFCADTEEKAAELQAIMDYRLLSLEKGKFDEYPSYEEIKDIEYLPDEQLRVNANRARMVAGTPPQVKIQLEKLAADYGVDELVIATITNDHADRLRSYELLATLFDLPK from the coding sequence GTGAAACTAAGTGTACTGGATCAGTCGCCCATCAGAAATGGCAGCAATGCGATAGCCGCATTGAAGGAGAGCGTGGAATTGGCGCAACTGGCAGATAAGCTGGGATATACACGCTATTGGTTATCAGAACATCATAATACAAAAAGTCTGGCCGGTGCTTCACCGGAAATCCTCATTGCCCGGCTGGCGGGCGAAACAAAGCGTATCCGCGTTGGTTCCGGTGGCGTTATGCTGCCTAATCACAGCACACTGAAAGTGGCGGAGAACTTTCGTTTACTGGAGGCTTTGTTTCCCGGTCGTATTGACCTGGGGATAGGCCGTGCGCCGGGTGGCGACCGGCTTACAGCGAGTATCCTGAATCCGTCGAACAACTTTAATCCGCAGGATTTTGTGCAGCAGCTGGTAGATTTGCAGGCATGGCTAACGGATAGGCATACACCAGGAACGCTGCAGGAAAGAGTGACGGCCATTCCATCTATTCCCTCTCAACCGGATTTGTGGATGCTGACGTCCAGCGGTGAAAGTGGCCTGCTGGCGGCGCATTTCGGTATGGCGCTTTCGTTTGCACATTTTATTTATCCCGTTGGAGGCCCGAAAGCGGTTAATAATTACAGGGCGCAATTCAGGCCATCAGTACACTTGTCGGAACCGGAAGCGAGTGTGGGCATCTTTGTTTTTTGTGCCGACACAGAAGAGAAGGCAGCAGAATTACAGGCGATCATGGATTACCGGTTGCTGAGCCTCGAGAAAGGGAAGTTTGATGAATATCCTTCTTATGAAGAAATAAAAGATATAGAATACCTGCCGGATGAACAGCTACGTGTAAACGCTAACCGCGCCCGTATGGTGGCCGGTACGCCTCCGCAGGTAAAGATCCAGCTGGAGAAGCTGGCGGCAGATTATGGCGTAGATGAACTGGTAATTGCCACTATTACCAATGATCATGCGGACCGTTTACGTTCGTATGAACTGTTGGCAACACTTTTTGATCTCCCGAAATAA
- a CDS encoding helix-turn-helix domain-containing protein has translation MPQPDSTNIIFHLAADFINQTHRHIFLTGKAGTGKTTFLKYIKEHTKKNTVVVAPTGVAAINAGGVTMHSFFQLPFGPFIPGTKRGFNMDEISSTDKHSLFRNIRFTNDKKVLLQEMELLIIDEVSMVRCDMLDAIDTILRHFRNKPLQPFGGVQLLFIGDLYQLPPVVPDAEWQLLHEYYNSSFFFSAKVIEQAPPLYIELKKIYRQNEQTFIDVLNRVRNSEVLEEDLQLLNNLYQPDFKGEDGEYIVLSTHNRKADDINARRLSAMPGKLCRFEGKIEGDFSDKALPTELVLQLKVGAQVMFLKNDLAQPRRYYNGKIATVKDINDTEITLVLSGSHEELKLEKETWRNIKYSYNQEENSIEEEEIGSFTQFPIRLAWAITIHKSQGLTFERAIIDAGYAFAPGQVYVALSRCTSLEGLVLHSRIGYGSIKTDSQVIAFAEKENEANELVVLLEMERKKFQAHSLLQLFDWYRMQATVRSHAVWIQDKKVPDIDEALQLSRVMSAKTEQQQEVANRFVMQLHQLLDTVVQTGETEQLELRVTKAVGYFTQSIYEDLVKPLQAHIAAVKKAKSKKYLLQLMALEADFWHKLRQVWEVSYGELVFTKGLKDYTLLRDSDGPAEKSTAAAKPKGKVEKGSSRRGTLELYLGGKSISDIAVERQLAVSTIESHLAQCVEAGEMDIHRFVSESTVKLIMSYIRELGGTAAGAIKERAGAGVSFAEIRVVQWYLKKQQEEKIMND, from the coding sequence ATGCCCCAACCAGATAGTACAAATATCATCTTTCACCTGGCGGCAGATTTCATTAATCAGACACACCGTCATATCTTTCTTACCGGCAAAGCTGGTACAGGAAAAACTACGTTCCTTAAATACATCAAAGAACATACGAAGAAGAATACGGTAGTGGTAGCACCTACCGGCGTAGCCGCCATCAATGCGGGTGGTGTAACTATGCACTCCTTTTTTCAGTTGCCATTCGGACCTTTTATTCCCGGCACGAAAAGAGGCTTCAATATGGATGAAATCAGCTCTACAGATAAGCACTCTTTATTCCGTAACATCCGTTTTACGAACGATAAAAAAGTGTTGCTGCAGGAAATGGAACTGCTCATCATTGATGAGGTGAGTATGGTACGCTGTGATATGCTTGATGCGATTGATACAATTCTTCGCCATTTCCGTAATAAGCCACTACAGCCATTTGGCGGCGTACAGTTGTTATTCATCGGCGATTTATACCAGCTTCCACCCGTAGTGCCGGATGCTGAATGGCAGCTATTGCACGAGTATTACAACAGCTCTTTCTTTTTTTCTGCCAAAGTAATTGAGCAGGCACCTCCCTTGTATATTGAACTGAAAAAAATATACCGGCAGAACGAACAGACATTCATCGATGTGCTCAACAGGGTACGTAACAGTGAAGTGTTGGAGGAAGACCTGCAATTACTGAATAACCTTTACCAGCCTGATTTTAAGGGGGAAGATGGAGAATACATCGTACTCTCCACCCACAACCGGAAAGCTGATGACATCAATGCCAGGCGGCTATCGGCCATGCCCGGGAAATTATGTCGTTTTGAAGGGAAAATTGAAGGCGATTTCAGTGATAAGGCATTACCAACAGAACTGGTACTGCAACTGAAGGTGGGTGCACAGGTGATGTTCCTGAAGAATGATCTGGCGCAACCCCGTCGCTATTACAATGGGAAAATAGCTACTGTAAAAGATATTAACGATACAGAGATTACACTGGTACTTTCCGGTTCACATGAAGAGTTGAAGCTGGAAAAGGAAACCTGGCGTAATATCAAATATTCCTATAACCAGGAAGAGAATAGTATAGAGGAAGAAGAAATAGGCAGCTTTACGCAGTTCCCTATCCGGCTGGCATGGGCCATTACCATCCACAAAAGCCAGGGGCTCACTTTTGAGAGAGCGATCATTGATGCGGGGTACGCCTTTGCACCTGGACAGGTATACGTGGCGCTGAGCCGCTGTACCTCACTCGAAGGACTGGTACTGCATTCACGTATCGGCTATGGCAGCATCAAAACAGATAGCCAGGTGATTGCATTTGCAGAGAAAGAAAATGAAGCGAATGAGCTGGTGGTATTGCTGGAAATGGAACGTAAAAAATTTCAGGCCCACTCTTTACTCCAGTTGTTCGACTGGTACCGCATGCAAGCCACTGTGCGGAGTCATGCCGTATGGATCCAGGATAAAAAAGTGCCCGACATCGACGAAGCACTGCAATTGAGCCGGGTGATGTCTGCCAAAACGGAACAACAGCAGGAAGTGGCCAACCGCTTTGTGATGCAGTTGCATCAGCTGCTGGACACGGTTGTACAAACCGGCGAAACGGAGCAACTGGAACTGCGTGTAACCAAGGCCGTAGGTTATTTTACACAAAGTATTTATGAAGACCTGGTGAAGCCATTGCAGGCACATATTGCCGCAGTGAAAAAGGCGAAGTCTAAAAAATATCTCCTGCAACTGATGGCGCTGGAAGCAGATTTCTGGCATAAGCTACGGCAGGTGTGGGAAGTGTCCTATGGAGAGCTTGTTTTTACAAAGGGACTGAAAGACTATACATTGCTCAGAGATAGTGATGGTCCCGCAGAAAAGTCAACGGCAGCAGCCAAGCCCAAAGGCAAAGTAGAAAAGGGCAGCAGCCGTCGTGGTACGCTGGAGTTATACCTGGGCGGGAAGTCCATTTCAGATATAGCGGTAGAAAGACAGCTGGCAGTGAGTACTATTGAAAGTCACCTGGCGCAGTGTGTGGAAGCAGGTGAAATGGATATTCATCGTTTTGTATCCGAATCAACGGTAAAACTGATCATGTCATATATCCGTGAGTTGGGCGGTACAGCGGCAGGTGCCATCAAAGAGAGGGCAGGAGCGGGTGTGAGCTTTGCAGAGATCCGGGTAGTACAGTGGTATCTGAAGAAGCAGCAGGAAGAGAAAATAATGAATGATTAA
- a CDS encoding M28 family metallopeptidase: MKVRMLFTLAGTWLLQGLQAQDSTAIKAINANSLAAHISILASDAFEGRKPFTSGEDSAIKYIATQFKKMGLKPGNGDSYFQEVPMVAISSRPTGKLVIRGANGEVALQYLDDYVAGTRRAQPQVSVPSTGLVFAGYGIVAPEYGRNDYAGLDVKGKTVIVLINDPGFADSTLFKGRVMTYYGRWTYKFEEASRQGATGVIIIHETAAASYPWKVVRSGWSNSKLQLQTADNNKSRTAFEGWITQEAARKIFALAGVSPDVMQQARNKDFRPIDLHLQTSVVINNTIKKSTSHNVLAILPGAGRPQECVVYSAHWDHFGIGEPVKGDSIYNGAVDNATGTAGLLELAAAFTSLPQKPLRSILFLSVTGEEQGLLGSEYYVNHPVFSAAKTVADINLDVLNTFGRTRDVTVIGYGQSALDEYAQRAAARQGRITVPEANPEGGWFFRSDHFNFAKKGIPGLYIGPGTDAIGHEPGWGKEQIAAYNRLRYHSPADEFDPATWIMDGMVEDIRLLFDAGYTLSNESTFPQWKNGSEFKAYRK; this comes from the coding sequence TTGAAAGTACGTATGCTTTTCACCCTCGCCGGCACATGGCTGCTGCAAGGCTTGCAGGCACAGGATTCAACAGCTATCAAAGCAATTAATGCCAACAGCCTTGCAGCGCATATCAGTATACTGGCATCGGATGCCTTTGAAGGACGCAAACCATTTACCAGTGGAGAAGACAGTGCTATTAAATATATCGCCACACAGTTTAAAAAAATGGGGCTGAAACCCGGTAATGGTGACAGCTATTTCCAGGAGGTGCCCATGGTAGCAATAAGTTCCAGGCCCACCGGTAAACTGGTGATCCGGGGCGCCAACGGCGAAGTAGCCTTGCAGTATCTCGACGATTACGTGGCGGGTACCCGCCGGGCACAGCCACAGGTAAGCGTTCCCTCTACCGGATTGGTATTTGCCGGCTACGGCATTGTGGCGCCTGAATATGGACGCAACGATTACGCCGGCCTTGATGTAAAAGGAAAAACAGTGATCGTCCTGATCAATGATCCCGGTTTTGCCGACAGCACCCTCTTCAAAGGCCGCGTCATGACCTACTACGGCCGCTGGACGTATAAATTTGAAGAGGCATCCCGTCAGGGTGCGACCGGTGTGATCATCATCCATGAAACAGCGGCGGCCAGCTATCCCTGGAAAGTGGTGCGCAGCGGATGGTCCAATTCAAAACTGCAATTACAGACAGCCGATAATAATAAATCGCGCACTGCCTTCGAAGGCTGGATAACGCAGGAAGCCGCCAGGAAAATATTTGCGCTGGCAGGCGTATCACCTGATGTGATGCAACAGGCCAGGAATAAGGATTTCAGGCCAATAGACCTGCATCTGCAAACATCTGTCGTTATCAATAATACCATCAAAAAATCTACCTCTCATAATGTGCTGGCGATATTACCTGGTGCCGGTCGTCCGCAGGAATGTGTGGTATATTCGGCGCATTGGGATCATTTTGGTATAGGCGAGCCCGTTAAGGGTGATTCCATATATAATGGTGCGGTAGATAATGCTACCGGCACGGCAGGTCTGCTGGAACTGGCGGCGGCTTTTACCAGTCTGCCGCAAAAGCCGCTGCGGTCTATTCTGTTCTTATCCGTTACCGGTGAAGAACAAGGCCTGCTGGGCTCTGAATATTATGTGAATCACCCCGTATTTTCAGCAGCGAAAACAGTGGCGGATATAAACCTGGATGTACTGAATACTTTTGGCCGTACCAGGGATGTTACGGTTATCGGCTACGGACAATCAGCACTGGATGAATATGCGCAGCGCGCTGCTGCCAGGCAGGGGCGGATCACCGTACCGGAGGCTAACCCCGAAGGTGGCTGGTTTTTCCGTTCAGACCATTTCAACTTTGCCAAGAAGGGGATTCCCGGCCTGTATATTGGCCCCGGTACAGATGCTATTGGTCATGAACCGGGATGGGGTAAAGAACAGATTGCAGCGTACAACCGTTTACGTTATCACTCCCCGGCGGATGAATTTGATCCGGCCACCTGGATAATGGATGGCATGGTAGAAGATATCCGCCTGTTGTTTGATGCAGGCTATACCCTCAGCAATGAAAGCACCTTCCCCCAATGGAAGAACGGATCGGAGTTTAAGGCTTACAGGAAATAA
- a CDS encoding lactate utilization protein B, producing the protein MNRQTSDHATLADRFNEDEPRVNWHDETLWWVRAKRDRQAWGIPEWEQLRNAASQIKLNVLGNLHDYLLQFEQQALQNGAIVHWAADAEEHNRIVTDILKKHGVQRLVKSKSMLTEECHLNPHLIANGIEVIDTDLGERIVQLAKEPPSHIVLPCIHKKKEEIGELFHEHLGTPKGNADPQLLAAAARLHLRQEFMQASAAITGVNFAIAETGEMVVCTNEGNADMGAHLANVHIACMGIEKIIPQRKHLGVFLRLLARSATGQPITAYSSHFRQPAAGKELHIVLVDNGRTRQLGREDFRNSLKCIRCGACMNTCPVYRRSGGHSYHTAVAGPIGAILAPNLDMKDYADLPFASTLCGSCSNVCPVKIDIHQQLYKWRQVLVKEGHTTTAKTASMKVMSAVLSAPGNYKKAGKMGRWVMRAFPGMVNNRFNPWYKQRDMPAPPAASFSEWYAKNKKKK; encoded by the coding sequence ATGAACAGGCAAACAAGTGATCACGCAACACTGGCAGACAGGTTTAATGAAGATGAGCCACGGGTAAACTGGCATGATGAAACCCTTTGGTGGGTACGGGCCAAACGAGACCGCCAGGCCTGGGGCATACCGGAATGGGAGCAGTTGCGCAACGCTGCCTCTCAAATCAAGCTCAACGTTTTGGGGAATCTCCACGATTACCTGCTACAGTTTGAGCAACAGGCCTTGCAAAACGGCGCTATAGTACATTGGGCTGCAGATGCGGAAGAACATAACCGCATCGTAACAGACATCCTGAAAAAACATGGGGTGCAGCGGTTGGTGAAGAGTAAGTCCATGCTTACAGAAGAATGTCATCTCAATCCTCACCTTATTGCCAACGGCATAGAAGTAATAGATACAGATCTGGGCGAACGTATTGTGCAGCTGGCCAAAGAGCCACCTAGCCATATTGTGTTGCCCTGTATTCATAAAAAGAAAGAAGAGATAGGGGAGTTGTTTCATGAACACCTGGGTACACCCAAGGGGAATGCAGACCCACAACTCCTGGCTGCCGCGGCGCGGCTACATCTTCGACAGGAATTTATGCAGGCCAGCGCAGCCATTACCGGGGTGAACTTTGCCATTGCCGAAACCGGTGAGATGGTTGTGTGTACCAATGAGGGTAATGCTGACATGGGCGCACATCTGGCCAACGTGCATATCGCCTGCATGGGTATTGAGAAGATCATTCCGCAAAGAAAGCACCTGGGCGTGTTTCTGCGCCTGCTGGCACGTAGTGCAACAGGACAGCCCATCACCGCTTATTCCAGCCATTTCAGGCAGCCTGCAGCAGGCAAGGAGCTACATATCGTGCTGGTGGATAATGGCCGTACCCGGCAACTGGGCCGCGAAGATTTCCGCAATTCATTAAAATGTATCCGCTGTGGAGCATGTATGAATACCTGCCCGGTATACCGCCGTAGCGGTGGACATAGTTATCATACCGCCGTAGCGGGCCCTATCGGTGCTATCCTGGCGCCTAACCTGGACATGAAGGATTATGCCGATCTGCCCTTTGCGTCTACCTTATGCGGCTCCTGTTCCAATGTATGCCCGGTGAAAATAGATATTCATCAGCAGTTGTATAAATGGCGGCAGGTACTTGTGAAGGAAGGACATACAACCACTGCAAAAACAGCCAGCATGAAAGTGATGAGTGCCGTTTTATCTGCTCCGGGTAATTACAAAAAAGCGGGAAAAATGGGTCGTTGGGTGATGCGTGCTTTTCCGGGGATGGTCAACAACCGTTTCAATCCCTGGTACAAACAGCGGGATATGCCGGCGCCACCGGCTGCATCATTTTCAGAATGGTATGCAAAAAATAAAAAGAAAAAGTAA
- a CDS encoding M90 family metallopeptidase, which translates to MVLFGLILMGLILFLYFKNIFNRRKLKKVSVPEDYRNLLQTHVRYYQQLTETDKLRFEDKVQRFLKRTHIEGIGTAVEPLDRVLVAASAIIPIFGFKDWEYFNLTNVILYPDTFDESYQFEGNRRNILGMVGSGPLNGQMILSRSALRDGFSNITDKSNTAIHEFVHLLDKTDGAIDGLPTKLLEHSYSIPWMKLVHQTIHDMSEGRTDINPYGAINEGEFFAVISEYFFERPDLLAEQHPDLYAMLTRIFQQDPLKI; encoded by the coding sequence ATGGTTTTATTCGGATTAATATTAATGGGGTTGATTCTCTTCCTGTATTTCAAGAACATCTTTAACCGGAGGAAGTTAAAAAAAGTGTCCGTTCCTGAAGACTACAGGAACCTGTTGCAAACACATGTAAGATACTATCAGCAATTAACGGAGACGGATAAACTCCGCTTTGAAGATAAGGTGCAACGCTTCCTGAAAAGAACACATATTGAAGGCATCGGCACGGCTGTAGAACCGCTTGACCGCGTGTTGGTAGCCGCCAGTGCCATTATTCCCATCTTTGGATTTAAAGACTGGGAATACTTCAATCTTACCAACGTAATCCTGTACCCCGACACCTTTGATGAGTCTTACCAGTTTGAAGGTAACCGGCGTAATATACTGGGGATGGTAGGCAGCGGACCATTAAACGGACAGATGATCCTGTCGCGCTCCGCGCTGCGGGATGGCTTCTCTAACATCACCGACAAAAGTAATACAGCGATCCATGAATTTGTGCATCTGCTGGATAAAACCGATGGTGCGATAGATGGCCTGCCGACCAAGCTGCTGGAACATAGCTACAGCATTCCCTGGATGAAACTCGTACACCAGACCATTCATGATATGTCTGAAGGACGTACAGACATTAATCCTTACGGCGCCATTAATGAAGGAGAATTCTTTGCGGTAATTTCGGAGTACTTCTTTGAGCGCCCGGATTTACTGGCAGAACAACATCCGGACCTGTATGCAATGCTGACGAGGATATTTCAGCAAGACCCATTAAAAATTTAG
- the rpiA gene encoding ribose-5-phosphate isomerase RpiA: protein MKQDPAKKAAGEKAAEYIKSGMTIGLGTGSTAYYTILRIGELVRGGMQLRAVATSAQSTQLAMEQQIPIISFDQVEKIDLDIDGADEADEQLQLIKGGGGALLREKIIAAAATEMLVVMDASKLVKRLGKFPLPVEIVPFGWELTFRKLMALGAAPVLRKKENDVFITDNGNYILDCHYGEIAAPVALHAQLNSIPGVVDNGLFLHYATRLIIGYEDGTVRSLSR, encoded by the coding sequence ATGAAACAGGATCCTGCTAAAAAAGCTGCCGGTGAAAAGGCAGCGGAGTATATAAAATCCGGTATGACCATTGGTCTGGGTACCGGTAGTACGGCGTATTATACCATTTTGCGTATAGGCGAACTGGTTAGAGGTGGTATGCAGTTGCGCGCTGTTGCTACTTCTGCACAATCAACGCAGCTGGCAATGGAGCAACAGATTCCCATCATTTCTTTTGACCAGGTGGAGAAGATAGACCTGGATATTGACGGCGCTGATGAAGCGGATGAACAGTTGCAACTAATCAAGGGGGGCGGTGGCGCCTTGCTGCGGGAGAAAATAATTGCAGCAGCAGCTACGGAAATGTTGGTGGTGATGGATGCTTCCAAGCTGGTGAAGCGGCTGGGGAAATTTCCTTTGCCGGTGGAGATCGTACCTTTTGGGTGGGAACTAACCTTCAGAAAGCTGATGGCACTGGGAGCAGCGCCGGTATTGAGAAAAAAAGAGAACGATGTTTTTATAACAGACAACGGTAATTATATCCTGGATTGTCATTATGGGGAGATCGCGGCCCCTGTTGCGTTGCATGCGCAGTTGAACAGTATCCCCGGCGTAGTGGATAACGGCTTGTTTCTCCACTACGCCACGCGGCTTATTATCGGTTATGAAGATGGTACGGTCAGGTCTTTATCCAGGTAG